A genome region from Frankineae bacterium MT45 includes the following:
- a CDS encoding Glycosyltransferase involved in cell wall bisynthesis, translating into MGARRRRVLIIVQNLPVPLDRRVWLECQALRDVGVGVSVICPKGPGDPFMQEIDGVRIYKYPPPPAASGVLGYLYEFTYCWLVTALLSILVAVRDGFGAVQACNPPDTYWALALLYRPFGKRFVYDQHDLNPEVFLSRFGAPKSTGARVQFGLLRWLESMTYRTAHEVISTNESYRSIALTRGKRDPRTVTVVRSGPDTSVMRPVEPVPALRAGKERLAVYLGIMGPQDGVDQALRAFVELVHRRGRKDCHFALLGFGDCLDELKELAAELDVDEYVTFTGRVGASEIADYLSTADIGICPDPKSPLNDVSTMNKTMEYMAYCLPVISFDLVETRVSAAESAIYLPSGDLAAFAAAWELLLDDPAERARRGALARTRVAAELDWAPQRDQYVRVWQRVLGLPQVGYPVDEQALAAQNARTEDARGRRYIPLDDPARLADFIQHRA; encoded by the coding sequence ATGGGTGCACGGCGGCGACGAGTACTGATAATCGTTCAGAATCTGCCGGTGCCCTTGGACCGGCGGGTGTGGCTGGAGTGCCAGGCGCTGCGGGATGTCGGGGTCGGCGTCTCGGTGATCTGCCCCAAGGGCCCGGGCGACCCGTTCATGCAGGAGATCGACGGCGTCCGCATCTACAAGTACCCGCCGCCGCCGGCCGCCTCCGGCGTGCTCGGCTACCTCTACGAGTTCACCTACTGCTGGCTGGTGACGGCCCTTCTGTCGATTCTGGTGGCAGTCCGCGACGGGTTTGGTGCGGTTCAGGCCTGCAACCCGCCGGACACCTACTGGGCGCTCGCCCTGCTCTACCGCCCGTTCGGGAAGCGCTTCGTCTACGACCAGCACGATCTCAACCCTGAGGTCTTCCTCTCCCGGTTCGGGGCGCCCAAGTCGACGGGGGCGCGCGTGCAGTTCGGGCTGCTGCGCTGGTTGGAGTCGATGACCTACCGCACCGCGCACGAGGTCATCTCGACCAATGAGTCCTACCGCAGCATCGCGCTGACCCGCGGGAAGCGTGATCCGCGCACGGTGACGGTCGTGCGCAGCGGACCCGACACCAGCGTGATGCGCCCGGTCGAGCCCGTCCCCGCACTGCGGGCCGGCAAGGAGCGACTGGCCGTCTACCTGGGCATCATGGGCCCCCAGGACGGCGTCGACCAGGCACTGCGGGCCTTTGTTGAACTCGTCCACCGACGGGGTCGCAAGGACTGCCACTTCGCGCTGCTCGGCTTCGGTGACTGCCTGGACGAGCTGAAAGAACTGGCCGCAGAACTCGACGTCGACGAGTACGTGACCTTCACCGGACGGGTCGGCGCGTCCGAGATCGCCGACTACCTGTCGACGGCCGACATCGGGATCTGCCCGGACCCGAAGAGTCCGCTCAACGACGTGTCCACCATGAACAAGACCATGGAGTACATGGCGTACTGCTTGCCGGTGATCAGCTTCGACCTGGTCGAGACGCGGGTCTCCGCGGCGGAGTCGGCGATCTACCTTCCTTCCGGTGACCTGGCCGCCTTCGCCGCGGCCTGGGAACTGCTGTTGGATGACCCGGCCGAACGGGCCCGGCGTGGGGCGCTGGCCCGCACCCGGGTCGCCGCCGAACTCGACTGGGCTCCGCAGCGCGACCAGTATGTGCGCGTCTGGCAGCGGGTTCTCGGTCTGCCCCAGGTTGGGTATCCGGTCGACGAGCAGGCACTGGCTGCCCAGAACGCTCGCACCGAAGACGCCCGCGGACGGCGTTACATTCCGCTGGACGATCCGGCCCGGCTCGCCGACTTCATCCAGCATCGGGCCTGA
- a CDS encoding WD40-like Beta Propeller Repeat: protein MPPKPRPARPAPPTAQTPNLRLRLSILAVVCFVALVGAGTYLLTSRHHQKALVASAPKVSQVSVATISASPRIVFRNTALGSKYGFVSMVALNDPAGPRAITDTSCDRVYATEKNYSCLSSQIGVVTTYSAHVLDANLQSTQTLQLTGIPSRTRLSPDGTLVATTSFISGDSYAGTSFSTRTVVTRVGGASLGSLEDFTLIHDGAAIKPVDRNYWGVTFASDDNTFYATVQWSGKTWLVRGNLASRTVTTLHQDAECPSLSPDGTKLVFKQRGNLSTGKWRLVSYDIATGVVTPLAETRSVDDQAEWLDNTHVLYGLPRTGGQAAIDDVWSVNADGTGTPKLLIPQAWSPAVIR from the coding sequence ATGCCGCCTAAGCCCCGTCCGGCGCGGCCGGCCCCACCGACCGCGCAGACACCGAACCTGCGACTCCGCCTGAGCATCCTGGCCGTCGTCTGCTTCGTCGCGCTCGTCGGAGCCGGGACATACCTGCTGACGTCGCGCCATCATCAGAAGGCGTTGGTGGCCAGCGCCCCGAAAGTAAGTCAGGTCAGCGTCGCGACGATCAGTGCGTCCCCGCGGATCGTCTTCCGCAACACCGCGCTGGGCAGCAAATACGGCTTCGTCTCGATGGTTGCGCTCAACGACCCGGCTGGGCCGCGGGCCATCACCGACACCTCGTGCGACCGGGTGTACGCGACGGAGAAGAACTACTCGTGCCTCTCCTCGCAGATCGGGGTGGTGACGACGTATTCGGCGCACGTCCTCGACGCCAACCTGCAGAGCACGCAGACGCTTCAGCTCACCGGCATCCCGAGCCGCACCCGGCTCTCCCCGGACGGCACTCTCGTCGCCACCACGAGCTTCATCTCGGGCGACTCCTACGCCGGCACGTCTTTCTCGACGCGCACGGTGGTGACCAGGGTCGGCGGCGCGAGCCTGGGCAGCCTGGAGGACTTCACGCTGATCCATGACGGAGCGGCGATCAAACCGGTCGACCGCAACTACTGGGGCGTCACCTTCGCCTCCGATGACAACACCTTCTACGCCACTGTGCAGTGGTCGGGGAAGACCTGGCTGGTGCGGGGGAATCTGGCTTCCCGCACGGTGACGACGCTGCATCAGGACGCCGAGTGCCCGTCGCTCTCGCCCGACGGCACCAAGTTGGTCTTCAAGCAGCGGGGGAATCTCTCTACCGGCAAGTGGCGGCTAGTCAGCTACGACATCGCGACCGGCGTGGTCACCCCGCTGGCCGAGACCCGCAGTGTCGACGATCAGGCCGAGTGGCTGGACAACACACATGTGCTCTACGGCCTGCCCCGTACCGGTGGTCAGGCCGCGATCGACGATGTCTGGTCGGTGAACGCGGACGGTACCGGCACCCCGAAGCTGCTCATCCCGCAGGCCTGGTCACCAGCCGTCATCCGCTGA
- a CDS encoding Catechol 2,3-dioxygenase, translated as MATIKSFDHVGITVDDLDQATAFFVRLGLEVEGRTFVEGEFLDTVCGIPNSRTEIVMLRPPGGGTALELARFIRPDYVLGSPNAMANELGLRNVCFEITDLRATIEGLAADGYELVGGIGQHENSWLMAYVRGPEGIVVSLAERIG; from the coding sequence GTGGCAACCATCAAGTCCTTTGATCATGTCGGGATCACCGTGGACGACCTCGACCAGGCGACGGCGTTCTTCGTCCGGCTGGGTTTGGAGGTCGAGGGGCGCACCTTCGTCGAGGGCGAGTTCCTGGATACCGTCTGCGGGATCCCGAACTCACGAACCGAGATAGTCATGCTGCGGCCGCCGGGCGGAGGAACTGCGCTGGAGTTGGCCCGCTTCATCAGGCCCGACTACGTGCTCGGCTCACCCAACGCCATGGCGAACGAACTCGGTCTTCGGAACGTCTGCTTCGAGATCACTGACCTGCGGGCGACGATCGAGGGCTTGGCCGCAGATGGCTACGAGCTGGTCGGCGGTATCGGGCAACACGAGAACAGCTGGCTGATGGCCTACGTCCGTGGGCCCGAGGGAATCGTCGTATCCCTCGCCGAGCGGATCGGCTAG
- a CDS encoding rifampin ADP-ribosylating transferase, with the protein MNAKLDEGPFFHGTKADLKTGELLTAGFRSNYRPEIVMNHIYFTALPDGAGLAAELAAGDGAPRVYLVEPTGEFENDPNVTDKKFPGNPTRSYRSRDPLRIIDEVTDWKRLSPGDLQAWRDRLSAILHEERGEIIN; encoded by the coding sequence GTGAACGCGAAACTCGACGAAGGCCCTTTCTTCCACGGCACGAAAGCCGACTTGAAGACGGGCGAGTTGCTCACCGCTGGCTTCCGGTCGAACTACCGCCCGGAGATCGTCATGAACCACATCTACTTCACCGCGCTGCCTGATGGTGCCGGGCTCGCCGCCGAACTCGCGGCCGGTGACGGTGCTCCCCGCGTTTACCTCGTCGAGCCAACCGGGGAGTTCGAGAACGACCCGAATGTGACCGACAAGAAGTTCCCCGGCAACCCCACCCGGTCCTATCGGAGCCGAGATCCGCTCCGGATCATCGACGAAGTGACCGATTGGAAGCGGTTAAGCCCGGGCGATCTGCAGGCCTGGCGCGACAGACTTTCGGCGATCCTCCACGAGGAACGCGGGGAGATCATCAACTAA
- a CDS encoding transcriptional regulator, which translates to MAGLDPVIHPPARLQVVTTLSAVTEAEFATLREILDVSDSVLSKHISALADAGYVRTRKGVEAGRRTTWIGLTNAGRKALREHVTALRRLIDVVD; encoded by the coding sequence ATGGCCGGCCTCGACCCGGTGATCCACCCCCCGGCCCGACTGCAGGTCGTCACCACGCTATCCGCGGTGACGGAGGCCGAGTTCGCCACGCTCCGGGAGATTCTCGACGTGAGCGACTCGGTCCTCTCCAAGCACATCTCGGCCCTGGCCGACGCGGGCTACGTGCGGACGCGCAAGGGCGTGGAGGCGGGGCGGCGCACGACGTGGATCGGTCTCACCAACGCCGGGCGGAAAGCACTGCGCGAACACGTCACGGCACTGCGCCGGCTCATCGACGTCGTCGACTGA
- a CDS encoding Glycosyltransferase involved in cell wall bisynthesis — MSVRCLVYAPYSFNGQGPARSCASILANFPPEISVELFIARTRIRLPDNVRVHEALPPVVRRLPWKYLRAHSGAAVNRAFARAVERADPSTTVAYMWPEPPLDLLRAVRARGVPIVREMINSALSTAAPLLDSAYRSLGFEESHGITDAMVAREVAELQEYDYLFASNPEVETSLTAQRIEPAKILPTAFGWDPERFATAASGPRVERGVRVLFVGTVGVRKGIPQLLSAWEQAGVDGELVLAGRVERPVADLVNRHVSRGRVRLVGYVEDIAALYKSADVFVFPTVEEGGPQVTYEAAGCGLPVITTPMGAARLVENGRTGFVIPSGDVEQLAAALRELGTNSALRRRLGAEARATAARFDYRLVGLERGLRLKDIGERLPPRQIGI; from the coding sequence ATGTCGGTACGTTGCCTCGTCTACGCTCCGTATTCGTTCAATGGGCAGGGTCCCGCTCGTAGCTGCGCTTCGATACTTGCGAACTTCCCGCCCGAGATTTCGGTGGAGCTGTTCATCGCCCGGACTAGGATCCGGCTCCCTGACAACGTGCGGGTGCACGAGGCCCTTCCGCCGGTCGTCCGTCGACTTCCATGGAAGTATTTGCGTGCACATTCGGGTGCTGCAGTGAACCGCGCATTCGCTCGAGCCGTCGAGCGGGCCGATCCCTCGACGACTGTGGCCTATATGTGGCCTGAGCCGCCGCTCGACCTGCTTCGCGCGGTCCGTGCGCGCGGAGTACCGATCGTCCGGGAGATGATCAATTCAGCCCTGTCAACGGCAGCCCCCCTGCTCGATTCTGCCTACCGTTCACTGGGGTTCGAAGAATCCCACGGCATCACCGACGCGATGGTTGCGCGCGAAGTCGCCGAGCTACAGGAGTACGACTACCTGTTCGCCTCCAACCCCGAGGTGGAGACGTCGCTCACTGCCCAGCGCATCGAACCAGCCAAAATCCTGCCGACCGCTTTCGGGTGGGATCCCGAACGGTTCGCCACGGCTGCATCTGGTCCACGAGTCGAGCGAGGAGTGCGGGTTCTGTTCGTCGGAACCGTCGGTGTTCGCAAGGGCATTCCGCAACTGCTCAGCGCCTGGGAACAGGCTGGCGTCGACGGCGAGTTGGTGCTGGCTGGACGAGTTGAGCGGCCGGTGGCGGACCTTGTCAATCGGCACGTCAGTCGTGGCCGCGTCCGGCTCGTTGGCTATGTCGAGGACATCGCAGCCCTGTACAAGAGCGCGGACGTATTCGTATTTCCCACAGTCGAAGAGGGCGGCCCGCAGGTGACCTACGAGGCGGCCGGCTGCGGACTCCCGGTAATCACGACGCCGATGGGAGCGGCCCGACTCGTGGAGAACGGCCGCACCGGCTTCGTGATTCCGTCGGGGGACGTGGAGCAACTCGCGGCCGCGCTACGCGAACTCGGTACCAACAGTGCGCTGCGCCGCAGGCTCGGAGCAGAGGCACGAGCCACAGCCGCTCGCTTTGACTACCGGCTTGTCGGCCTTGAGCGGGGGTTGCGGCTGAAGGACATCGGTGAGCGGCTGCCTCCGCGGCAGATTGGAATCTGA
- a CDS encoding polysaccharide transporter, PST family, whose translation MGDVTRIDETETAQFAAVPASPEGFRPNEVSPIAAIELAEERSNSTPDVDPLGSKVRKGAIWSALSTLIFKFANITIMAIVVRELDQKDFGVFAVAITAFTIISSFAELGVSACLIRGDVDLAKVAPTVATIAMVSSGTLAAIMFVFAEPISRALGSSDADGPLRVLALAVLMVGFFAVPSAEVTRNFRQDQQFVASVIGFVPSNALLLVMAANGGGAMSFAWSRVVGQVCVGMALIYFAKEPYRFGFSPKQAKFVLAFGLPLAGANLLNFVLLNADYALVGRLLGEVKLATYMLAFNIASWSTSLLAAMINGTGLAAFSRVKDDPVRLQRVLGKATAAIALIALPVCSMTFVLAPDLVRTVYGDKWSATAPILTILSLYGAISLFCLLLANVLSGLGYTRALFVVQVVWLAALVPAMTVGVHIGGVEGVAWAHIVIVLLVAMPAYLAMLKRSSNVRLTPLIPAVMPAVIASVVSAVVAAVAIRFVEGDLPRLLVGGILGGLAYAALALPTMLPLMANLSKLPPSIMQPLERYGAFVNSMTASVQPHRYRTAGRHRV comes from the coding sequence TTGGGGGACGTGACCCGCATCGACGAGACAGAGACTGCCCAGTTCGCGGCCGTTCCTGCCTCGCCGGAGGGATTCCGTCCGAACGAAGTGAGCCCGATCGCGGCCATAGAGCTGGCCGAGGAGCGATCCAACTCGACGCCCGACGTCGACCCACTCGGCAGTAAGGTACGCAAAGGTGCGATCTGGAGCGCACTGAGCACGCTGATCTTCAAATTCGCCAACATCACGATCATGGCGATCGTCGTCCGCGAGCTCGACCAGAAGGACTTCGGCGTCTTCGCGGTTGCCATCACTGCCTTCACCATCATCTCCAGCTTCGCCGAACTGGGTGTCTCGGCCTGTCTGATCCGCGGCGACGTCGACTTGGCGAAGGTTGCGCCCACGGTGGCCACCATCGCAATGGTGAGCAGCGGCACGCTCGCGGCCATCATGTTCGTCTTCGCCGAGCCGATATCCCGCGCGCTCGGCTCCTCCGATGCCGACGGTCCGCTGCGGGTGCTGGCCCTGGCCGTGCTGATGGTCGGGTTCTTCGCGGTGCCCTCGGCCGAAGTGACCCGCAACTTCCGACAGGATCAGCAGTTCGTCGCGTCGGTGATCGGGTTCGTGCCGTCGAATGCGCTACTGCTGGTGATGGCGGCCAACGGCGGCGGCGCGATGTCCTTCGCGTGGTCGCGGGTCGTCGGCCAGGTCTGCGTCGGAATGGCGCTGATCTACTTCGCGAAGGAGCCGTACCGCTTCGGCTTCTCGCCGAAGCAGGCGAAGTTCGTGCTTGCCTTCGGACTCCCGCTGGCCGGCGCGAACCTGCTCAATTTCGTGCTCCTCAACGCCGACTACGCATTGGTCGGACGGCTGCTGGGCGAGGTGAAGCTGGCTACCTACATGCTGGCCTTCAACATCGCCTCGTGGTCCACCAGTCTGCTGGCCGCGATGATCAACGGCACCGGTCTGGCCGCGTTCTCGCGCGTGAAAGACGATCCGGTGCGCCTGCAGCGGGTGCTCGGGAAGGCGACCGCGGCCATCGCCCTGATCGCGCTCCCGGTATGCAGCATGACGTTCGTGCTGGCCCCCGACCTGGTGCGAACCGTCTATGGCGACAAGTGGAGCGCCACCGCACCGATCCTCACGATCCTCTCGCTCTACGGGGCCATCTCGCTCTTCTGCCTGCTGCTGGCCAACGTTCTCTCCGGGCTGGGCTACACCCGCGCCCTCTTCGTCGTCCAAGTGGTGTGGCTGGCCGCGCTAGTGCCGGCCATGACGGTCGGTGTGCACATCGGGGGCGTGGAAGGGGTGGCCTGGGCTCACATCGTCATCGTGCTCCTGGTCGCCATGCCGGCCTACCTGGCCATGCTCAAACGCTCCAGCAATGTTCGGCTGACGCCGCTCATTCCGGCCGTCATGCCGGCCGTGATCGCCTCAGTCGTGTCGGCCGTGGTCGCCGCGGTGGCTATCCGGTTCGTGGAGGGTGACCTCCCCCGGCTGCTGGTCGGCGGAATCCTCGGTGGCCTGGCCTACGCTGCGCTCGCGCTGCCGACCATGCTGCCGCTGATGGCCAACCTCTCCAAGCTGCCGCCGTCGATCATGCAGCCGCTCGAGCGCTACGGTGCCTTCGTGAACTCGATGACCGCTTCGGTGCAGCCGCACCGGTACCGGACGGCCGGACGGCACCGCGTCTGA
- a CDS encoding Nicotinamidase-related amidase has protein sequence MTIDPKTTALVLIEYQNEFVSEGGVLHGAVADVMDRTGMLANTREVVQAARDAGVTIMHAPITFASGYNEITQHPYGILKGVVDGNAFVKGTWGAAIVDSLAPQPGDILVEGKRGLDTFASTNLDFMLRSKGITTLVLGGFLTNCCVESTMRSGYENGYQVLTLTDCVAGTSVEEHDNAIKYDFPMFSRPLSAKEFLSELAA, from the coding sequence ATGACGATCGATCCGAAGACCACTGCGCTGGTTCTCATCGAGTATCAGAACGAGTTCGTCAGCGAGGGCGGCGTGCTCCACGGCGCCGTGGCCGATGTGATGGACCGGACCGGCATGCTGGCCAACACCCGCGAGGTGGTCCAGGCGGCCCGCGACGCCGGCGTGACGATCATGCACGCACCGATCACCTTCGCATCCGGGTACAACGAGATCACCCAGCATCCGTACGGCATTCTCAAAGGTGTCGTGGACGGCAACGCCTTCGTGAAGGGCACCTGGGGCGCGGCGATCGTGGACAGTCTGGCGCCACAGCCCGGCGATATTCTCGTCGAGGGCAAGCGCGGCTTGGACACGTTCGCGAGCACGAACCTGGATTTCATGCTGCGCAGTAAGGGAATCACCACCCTGGTGCTCGGTGGATTCCTGACCAACTGCTGCGTCGAGTCGACGATGCGCAGCGGCTATGAGAACGGATACCAGGTTCTCACGCTGACCGACTGCGTCGCCGGCACGTCGGTCGAGGAGCACGACAACGCGATCAAGTACGACTTCCCGATGTTTTCGCGACCGCTGTCGGCGAAGGAGTTCCTCTCCGAACTCGCTGCCTGA
- a CDS encoding O-antigen ligase, which yields MTDEPSLTKGGHSTLPGDGDGRDAAAETNIGPEPELTADPEAKSTAIEKHSLNLRLLTLVLVFLLAIPARLIFKPIGAAGTPAEMTCVLLLAYWVFQRVSTPARHAPLEPIQRAMLLYMLAILASYVAATTRPIASGELTGADRALLTACSWLGVLFFASELVSRAELDILLRRTSFGVGCLSTLGIMQFVTGMPFTNYIVIPGLTLNSALSPVLERQGRNRPAGTATHPIEFGAVLTMVLPIALHYAIYDTHRSKFKRWFPVVAIAMAIPISISRSAIVSAAVALIILLPSWPKERRRKAYASIIGLLGIAYMFIPGLLGTLTGLFTGLGEDSSASSRTNSYAVAANFIKENPIFGRGQGTFLTGYHIFDNFYLGASVETGLAGVAAILTLYLTAIITNVRLRRVSRDESTRDLAQAFAASFASAALSTALYDAFGFPMATTLLFFLLGCAAALRRTSMREAQGQ from the coding sequence GTGACTGACGAGCCTTCTCTCACCAAAGGCGGGCACTCCACGCTGCCCGGCGACGGCGACGGTCGCGACGCAGCAGCCGAAACCAACATAGGACCCGAACCCGAACTGACGGCTGACCCCGAGGCCAAGTCAACCGCGATCGAGAAGCACAGCCTGAATCTCCGGCTGCTGACGCTGGTACTGGTATTCCTGCTGGCCATTCCGGCCCGCTTGATCTTCAAGCCGATCGGCGCGGCCGGCACCCCGGCCGAGATGACCTGCGTGCTGCTCCTCGCCTACTGGGTCTTCCAGCGGGTCTCTACGCCAGCCCGGCATGCTCCGCTGGAGCCGATCCAGCGGGCGATGCTGCTGTACATGCTGGCGATTCTGGCCAGCTACGTCGCGGCCACCACGCGCCCCATCGCCTCTGGTGAGCTCACCGGGGCCGACCGTGCACTCCTCACCGCCTGCAGTTGGCTCGGGGTGCTCTTCTTCGCCTCCGAGCTGGTCAGCCGCGCCGAACTCGACATCCTGCTGCGACGAACCAGCTTCGGAGTCGGCTGTCTCTCCACGCTCGGAATCATGCAGTTCGTCACTGGAATGCCGTTCACGAACTACATCGTCATCCCCGGCCTCACCCTCAACAGCGCGTTGTCACCGGTGCTGGAGCGGCAGGGACGCAACCGGCCGGCCGGCACGGCCACCCACCCCATCGAGTTCGGTGCAGTGCTGACGATGGTGCTCCCGATCGCGCTGCACTACGCCATCTACGACACCCATCGCAGCAAGTTCAAGCGATGGTTTCCGGTGGTTGCCATCGCGATGGCCATCCCAATCTCGATCTCCCGCTCCGCGATCGTCAGCGCTGCGGTGGCCCTCATCATCCTCCTTCCATCGTGGCCAAAAGAGCGCCGGCGCAAGGCCTACGCGTCGATCATCGGCCTACTCGGCATCGCCTACATGTTCATCCCGGGCTTGCTTGGCACGCTCACCGGCCTCTTCACCGGCCTCGGCGAGGACAGCAGCGCGAGTTCGCGAACAAACAGCTACGCGGTGGCCGCGAACTTCATCAAGGAGAACCCGATATTCGGGCGTGGTCAGGGCACCTTCTTGACGGGTTACCACATTTTCGACAATTTCTATCTGGGAGCTTCTGTCGAGACCGGGTTAGCGGGAGTCGCCGCCATCCTCACCCTGTACCTCACTGCCATCATCACCAACGTCAGACTGCGCCGAGTCTCGCGGGACGAATCGACCCGAGACCTCGCCCAGGCGTTTGCCGCCTCATTTGCCTCTGCCGCTCTGAGCACTGCGCTGTACGACGCCTTCGGGTTCCCGATGGCCACCACATTGCTATTCTTCCTACTCGGCTGCGCCGCCGCCTTGAGACGCACCAGCATGCGGGAGGCTCAGGGCCAGTAG
- a CDS encoding Right handed beta helix region, whose product MPKHSAARSEGSSPTGSVAGGNSGRRSSHRQPSRGGRRRSWIGFAVTALLLSIVAFTGQGSGALASNSTVFSLYAANAEPNQVIEYDPHAVELGVKFTVAVSGSVLGMRFFKSTRNGGVHTATIWGPDGRKLASAQFDSESGYGWQSLTFDQPVAVRAGQTYTASYHTNDGYYSQKISTFARGARIGSSVLSGVEGVYSYGRTAFPTSTWRDSAYYVDVRFRPTGTATATPDPTPAPTPAPTATPTPRPTVKPAATPAPTAAPTPKPIATATPKPAATVAPTPAPPSGAPNLSGFPTVATTGPSGALTVRKGNVVVASGTTLSNVDISGRVTMGANAKLLNSRVRCIGEPNWCLVLDANDTVSDVEVGGGADGVTYNPAIGVYSGGPNDVLTRMNIHHTSDGMRVDGGTTLQDSIIHDLIINQFPGVHSDGSQSEQAHEPIVFRHNSITGGTYTSIYLEHVGTQPVTVDDNLLLANYTPGVSRTAFGVVVPHESGHITLTDNVFDPTWLVAPYSVPDGSTVSGNITLTGKGV is encoded by the coding sequence TTGCCGAAGCACAGCGCTGCACGATCGGAGGGCAGTAGCCCGACGGGATCGGTCGCCGGTGGTAACAGTGGGCGTCGAAGCTCCCACCGTCAGCCCAGCCGCGGTGGTCGTCGTCGCTCCTGGATCGGTTTCGCGGTCACGGCCCTGCTGCTGAGCATTGTGGCCTTCACCGGCCAGGGCAGCGGTGCGCTGGCCTCCAACTCGACCGTCTTCAGCCTCTACGCCGCCAACGCCGAACCCAACCAGGTCATCGAATACGACCCGCACGCGGTGGAACTCGGCGTCAAATTCACCGTGGCTGTCTCTGGCTCCGTGCTCGGGATGCGCTTCTTCAAGAGCACCCGCAACGGCGGTGTGCACACGGCCACCATCTGGGGCCCCGACGGCCGCAAGCTGGCCTCGGCCCAGTTCGACAGTGAGAGCGGCTACGGCTGGCAGAGCCTCACCTTCGACCAGCCGGTCGCGGTCCGGGCCGGCCAGACCTACACCGCCTCGTACCACACGAACGACGGCTACTACTCCCAGAAGATCTCCACCTTTGCCCGAGGTGCGCGCATCGGCTCCTCGGTGCTGAGTGGTGTCGAGGGTGTCTACAGCTACGGTCGTACCGCCTTCCCGACGAGCACGTGGCGAGACAGCGCCTACTACGTCGACGTCCGCTTCCGCCCGACGGGGACAGCCACCGCGACCCCCGATCCCACTCCGGCGCCAACCCCGGCCCCGACGGCCACGCCGACGCCGCGCCCGACCGTCAAGCCCGCGGCTACCCCCGCCCCCACCGCCGCACCGACTCCGAAGCCGATCGCCACGGCGACGCCGAAGCCAGCGGCCACCGTGGCCCCGACGCCGGCGCCCCCGTCCGGGGCGCCGAATCTGAGCGGCTTCCCGACCGTCGCCACGACCGGCCCCTCCGGCGCGCTCACGGTGCGTAAGGGCAACGTCGTCGTCGCGTCTGGAACGACTCTGAGCAACGTCGACATCTCCGGCCGGGTCACGATGGGGGCCAACGCAAAGCTCCTCAACTCGCGGGTGCGCTGCATCGGAGAGCCGAACTGGTGCCTGGTCCTGGACGCCAATGACACGGTCAGTGACGTCGAGGTGGGTGGGGGCGCGGACGGTGTCACCTACAACCCGGCGATCGGGGTCTACTCCGGCGGCCCGAACGATGTGCTGACCCGAATGAATATCCACCACACCTCGGACGGCATGCGGGTCGACGGTGGCACGACGCTGCAGGACAGCATCATCCACGACCTCATCATCAACCAGTTTCCGGGCGTTCACTCGGACGGATCGCAGAGCGAACAGGCCCACGAGCCGATCGTGTTTCGGCACAACTCAATCACTGGCGGGACGTACACCAGTATCTATCTGGAGCATGTCGGGACGCAGCCGGTGACCGTGGATGACAACCTGCTGTTGGCCAACTACACGCCCGGCGTCAGCCGTACGGCCTTTGGCGTCGTTGTACCGCACGAGTCCGGACACATCACGCTTACGGACAATGTGTTCGATCCAACCTGGCTAGTGGCGCCGTACAGCGTCCCGGACGGATCGACCGTCAGTGGCAACATCACCCTAACGGGCAAGGGTGTCTGA